Genomic segment of Mercurialis annua linkage group LG6, ddMerAnnu1.2, whole genome shotgun sequence:
TTTTCCACATTAAAGATCAGACATATTAAGGGTATGAACTATGAACTGTCTGGCTTTGAGCTTCTTGAGCTTGAGTAGTGATTCATATCATAAATTTCAGATTCTTATTTTGCCTGTTTTAGTATGTTTCTGATAAACTCGATCTAGTTTCCAATTTTTCATGTTGATTTAAGGTTCAGTGTccatatttttccaaatactagTTCTATCTTTATTATCTGATGTATTTGCTAGTGAATCtaaatttcagtttggtttCATATTTGGCAGTGTTAAGATAATCTCAACTTCTGTACTAACCAATTCCAAAGAGTAAGGAGGCAGCTATGGAAGAGGATGATATCTACACAAAAGATGGAACTATTGACTATAAAGGGAATCCTGCTAATAAAAAGGAAACTGGAACCTGGAGAGCTTGCCCTTTTATTATAGGTACTTCTGCAATTTCTTGTTTTATAATAAGCTTATATAGAACGGAAATAAAAACGCCGAAACAGGAAACTCCAAAATAGAAAAAGGTGAAAGCATATGATTTATTgtaataggttataaatatagagttttggaGTTTAAAAAGTGTTTGCGGCAACGGAAATGAAACATTGAAGTGTAGAAGTTTTTGCACTACATAGATAGTAAGTAAATGTCTGAAACCGAAAACTCCAAAACAGAAAACGGGGACAGTTCAGTTTTTGTTataatagattataaatatagagtttcagaGTTTAGAAAGTGTTTTCGATAATGAAAATGAAACATTCAAATGTAGAAGTTTTCGTGCATCATAGATATTAAGTAAAGCTCTGAAAGTGAAAACTCCAAAACAGAATAGtgaaatcacaaattttattataataggttacaaaaaaaaagactTTGAGAGTTTAAAAAGCGTTTTCGGCAATGGAAATTAAGCATTGAAACGTAGAAgttttccgtgcaacatagacaATAAGTATTGGGATCTGGAAATGTAATTGAACATGCTTATTAAGTTTGGTTGTCATAAACAGGAAATGAATGTTGTGAAAGATTGGCTTACTATGGGATGAGTTCAAACTTGGTTATTTATATGAAGCACATACTGAATCAATCAAGTGCTACTGCTACTAAAAACAACTCTGATTGGAGTGGAACATGTTATACCACACCGTTGATCGGAGCATTTCTGGCTGATGCTTATTTTGGAAGATATTGGACTATTGCAATCTTCTCAATCATATATGTCATCGTAAGTATTACCCATCTGAAAATTCTGATGTTCTATATTGAATCTGTAAAGTTTCAACTTGTGGAGGAAGATGTAAGCTCAACTTTTGATAATGTAGCATTTTGAAACCAAAAGTGGAATGTAAATATTGAgtacataatataaaacaaatcctcgATCGCCTCGGGGAGGAAAGGCAGTTCACTCTTTATGCTGCCTTGCCCTGCCAACGCATTACGCTGGTCCCTGATATTTTTGGCTCTCGGGACTGGCTCATGCTTACATCAGGGAAGGGCAGCTAAGCGAACTAACTCAAAACCGCTCATTCGTGCCTAACGGGTATTTCTTTCACAGGGGATGACACTTTTAGCATTATCGGCATCTGTCCCTGGTATAAAACCAAGATGTTACGCTAAAGACGACTGCGATCCAACTGAAGCACAAAGTGCAGTGTTCTTTGTTGCACTTTACCTAGTAGCACTGGGAACAGGAGGGATTAAGCCTTGTGTTTCGACATACGGAGCAGATCAGTTTGATGATACCGATGAGGGTGAGAAGAAGCACAAGGGTTCTTTCTTCAATTGGTTCTACTTCTCTATTAATGTTGGAGCTTTGATTGCTTCGTCTGTGCTGGTTTACGTACAAATGAACTGGAGTTGGGGATGGGGTTTCGGCATTCCTGCAATAGCCATGGCAATTGCTGTTGTTAGTTTCTTTTCAGGAACTCGGCTATACCGGTACCAAAAGCCCGGAGGCAGCCCTTTCACGCGTCTCTTCCGGGTGATTGTGGCGTCTATAAGGAAATACAAAACCAAAGTTCCCGCTGACAAGGCTCTTTTATATGAGATTGCAAATGATGATGAATCAAACATCAAAGGAAGCCGCAACATAGAGCACACCAAAGATTTTAGGTACGGATAATCTTATTTGTTATATCCTCCTAACGTTTTCGTTTCAGCATTTAAATTTCTGATCTATTATTGTAATCTTGGTCCTTTTCAGTTTCTTTGACAAGGCGGCAGTAGAAACAGAAACAGACAATGTAAAGGATTCAATAAACCCATGGAGACTTTGCACGGTAACTCAAGTGGAGGAACTAAAATCAATCATTCGGTTGCTTCCAATATGGGCAACTGGTATAATTTTTGCTGCAGTTTACAGCCAGATGAGCAACTTGTTTGTGTTACAAGGTGATCAAATGAACAAATTTGTTGGCCATTCCACTTTCGAGATCCCATCTGCGTCTCTTTCCGTCTTCGACACTCTTAGTGTTATTTTCTGGGTTCCTATCTATGACAAAATCATTATGCCATCTGCTAGAAAAATCACAGGTTACAAACATGGCTTGACTCAACTCCAGAGGATGGGCATCGGTCTCATTATCTCCGTATTTGCCATGGTATCTGCTGCAGTTTTAGAACTCGTACGACTCGATATGGTTAGAAGACACAACTCTTATGATGTTAAAGAAGTACCCATATCAGTATTTTGGCAAGTTCCGCAGTATTTTCTGATAGGATGTGCAGAAGTTTTCACATTTATCGGACAACTCGAATTCTTCTACCAGGAAGCACCCGATGCCATGAGGAGCTTGTGTTCTGCCTTGTCGCTCACAACTGTTGCGCTAGGTAATTACTTGAGCTCTCTCCTTGTAACCATCACTATGAGCATCACCACTCGAAATGGAAAACCAGGGTGGATACCTGATAACTTGAATTATGGTCATATTGACTACTTCTTCTGGGTATTGGCAGTAATGAGTGTGCTGAATGTAGGAGCCTTTTTCTTTATCTCAAAATGGTACACATACAAAACACCACTGGGAACTCTTCGTTAAAAAAACGATATTGCATGGAAAGTTCTCGAGTTCTACGTTTCAGTGTTTCATTTAAATACTTTTGAAATGTCGTTTATAGCCTATTTCAGTGCTGTTTCGTTgttttttgtttcagtttttcCTTGTCTGTGCTACATAGTTGATCGATGATCATATAGATTTGTAGTTGTAttgttaaaagttaaaacaactGTAGATAAATTCAGCAAGTGCTTGAAAATGTGGTATCTTTTACCAGAAATTTGTAAAGTACAGTTCAAAGAATCTCATATTAGTCATTTTTTCCacttctgataaaaaaaaatgcatgAGGTCGGGGGTTCGAACCTCCGATTCTCCTCAGGCCGTGGTTGCctgatttaactttaaaaaatgcATACTTGTTGGCTATAGGCCCTTATTTTTTATCCCTTGTTTTGATGATAACTAAAGCCCACTAATGTGTTGATTGAATTATTGCAAGGCCCAATTTCTAGAAGCATCTTGATCTTTCCTCTAGCAACAATGAAGGAGGGTATTTTCGGAATCAGCTTGAAATATACCAGCCCAGCACTATCAGGTTGTCAGTGTACCCTGTACTGCAATCAGGCTGCCAGCACTACCAAACAAACCTGAGCTCAACCTGATTGGCCAGATCAGCCTAGAATAGGCTCCTCCTCTTGTCACCATGTACACCTTGCATAGAGGATAAGAATTGAAGGAATATCCTGATGTGACTCAGCCCTACTCTCTAGAAGATTCTTGGAGTCTATAAAAGGCATTCTTCTCCATTTGCAAAGGTGTGGGAAATCAAGTGAAAAAGATCAAGTTTCCACATTCTCAAGAGCTTTCAATCCGTGGTGATTTATCTCAAAGAAAACTAGGAATAGTTTGAGTGAGAGTTCATACCATCTTTCTGTAATCATCTTGTGAGGAATAGAATAGGTTCTGGGTAGAATCAGATTTATTCTTCAAAGGGTATTAGTTTGCTGAAGCTATCAAATCAGCTTGTAAGTTACAGACTAGCTTCTGGGTAGAACTAGGGTTGTATTCTTATTGGCTTTATCTCTAGCCCGTAATAGAGATCTCAGAGTGGAATACTTAAGGATGGGGATCCTTAAGGAGTGGATGTAGGCAGGGTTGccgaaccactataaaaatCTGGTGTTCAGTTTTATGCTTTAGTTTCTGCTTTACTTTAGCTTCAtctaaaactgtttttgaaagaAAGCTTTTCATTTAAACTAAACATAACTTTACATCATCTCTATTTTTATACTCTGTTAAAAAGGTTTTCATAAGTCTATATCACGCAGCTCTCAAACTGATCCATATTTGATTAGCTTGTGAAGACTTTACATTCATCAGGACGAAGCTATTCCATTAGCTTTACATATTTAAGCAAAAGTTTTTAAGTCTcaattcacccccccccccctcttgaGCTACTGCTGGAcccaacaattggtatcaaagcagGTTATATTCGCTCAAGCTAATATTCCAGCTTGCCAAAGTGATCCTAATGGCTACTAGCTCAACAGGCGTTTCTAGTGCTTCTGGGGTACCAGAAGGGAGTTCAGTTTCGAGACCTCCACTCTTTAATGGATCTAACTATGATTGGTGGAAAAATAGAATGAAAAATT
This window contains:
- the LOC126688346 gene encoding protein NRT1/ PTR FAMILY 8.1-like, with the protein product MEEDDIYTKDGTIDYKGNPANKKETGTWRACPFIIGNECCERLAYYGMSSNLVIYMKHILNQSSATATKNNSDWSGTCYTTPLIGAFLADAYFGRYWTIAIFSIIYVIGMTLLALSASVPGIKPRCYAKDDCDPTEAQSAVFFVALYLVALGTGGIKPCVSTYGADQFDDTDEGEKKHKGSFFNWFYFSINVGALIASSVLVYVQMNWSWGWGFGIPAIAMAIAVVSFFSGTRLYRYQKPGGSPFTRLFRVIVASIRKYKTKVPADKALLYEIANDDESNIKGSRNIEHTKDFSFFDKAAVETETDNVKDSINPWRLCTVTQVEELKSIIRLLPIWATGIIFAAVYSQMSNLFVLQGDQMNKFVGHSTFEIPSASLSVFDTLSVIFWVPIYDKIIMPSARKITGYKHGLTQLQRMGIGLIISVFAMVSAAVLELVRLDMVRRHNSYDVKEVPISVFWQVPQYFLIGCAEVFTFIGQLEFFYQEAPDAMRSLCSALSLTTVALGNYLSSLLVTITMSITTRNGKPGWIPDNLNYGHIDYFFWVLAVMSVLNVGAFFFISKWYTYKTPLGTLR